From one Enterococcus sp. DIV2402 genomic stretch:
- a CDS encoding permease, protein MEELFTIFSILVLGYAFGSISFWGIRLGSSGVLLIALVFGHFGHEISEIIRNIGLIFFVTSVGYTAGPVFFRNFKQKAWVYILLGLLTVLAGVLSCLLFLQLFHLPTALALGLYTGAITSTPGLAAALEATKDHLASIGYGIAYPFAVIGKVIAIQMIPKILRTDMKAEREKLAENLKPPKETKRENRKFIQIDQIGFFSFSLAVLLGLVIGAIAIPLPGGATFSLGISGGPLLAGLILGHFRFVGRVSITVPQNTLNVMREFGLMFFLMGAGTSAGVGFVETLQKYGVILFLLGAIMTLVPIIVGYFIARKVFKLDLLLALGAVCGGLTSTPALGVLISSSGTDEVAVPYASTYPIALITIVLATQMIGVFL, encoded by the coding sequence ATGGAAGAATTATTTACGATTTTTAGTATTTTAGTATTAGGTTATGCATTTGGTAGTATTAGTTTTTGGGGAATTCGTTTAGGTAGTTCAGGTGTGTTATTAATCGCCTTGGTTTTCGGTCATTTTGGTCATGAGATTTCAGAAATTATTCGTAATATTGGTTTGATTTTTTTCGTTACGTCTGTAGGTTATACAGCAGGACCAGTATTTTTTAGAAACTTTAAGCAAAAAGCTTGGGTGTATATTTTATTAGGCCTATTGACCGTTTTAGCAGGGGTATTAAGCTGTCTATTATTTTTACAATTATTTCACTTGCCAACAGCATTAGCTTTGGGATTATATACTGGAGCAATCACCAGTACACCAGGGCTAGCGGCAGCATTAGAAGCAACCAAAGATCATCTAGCATCGATTGGTTATGGAATTGCTTACCCGTTTGCAGTTATTGGAAAAGTAATTGCCATTCAAATGATTCCTAAAATTTTAAGAACAGATATGAAGGCTGAAAGAGAAAAACTAGCCGAAAATCTAAAACCTCCGAAAGAAACCAAACGAGAAAATCGAAAGTTTATCCAAATAGATCAAATTGGGTTCTTTTCCTTTTCGTTAGCTGTTTTATTAGGTTTAGTAATTGGAGCAATTGCTATTCCATTGCCTGGAGGTGCAACGTTCTCACTGGGTATCTCAGGAGGTCCGTTGTTGGCTGGGTTAATTTTAGGCCATTTTCGTTTTGTTGGACGTGTATCGATTACTGTTCCTCAAAACACATTGAATGTGATGCGTGAATTTGGTTTGATGTTCTTTTTAATGGGAGCAGGAACGAGTGCGGGTGTCGGATTTGTCGAAACCTTGCAAAAATATGGAGTCATCTTATTCTTATTAGGTGCGATTATGACCTTAGTACCAATTATTGTTGGTTATTTTATTGCACGTAAAGTCTTTAAATTAGATTTGTTACTGGCTTTGGGTGCAGTTTGTGGCGGGTTAACAAGCACACCAGCACTAGGAGTTTTAATTTCTTCTTCTGGAACCGATGAAGTGGCAGTTCCGTATGCTTCAACGTATCCAATTGCCTTAATTACTATTGTATTAGCTACACAAATGATTGGTGTTTTCTTATGA
- a CDS encoding sulfite exporter TauE/SafE family protein, producing MLSYLIGVLFLGFFVGLVSGMFGLGGGGIIVPALLIFLPMIHVPQTHVIFMAMGTAFATMIISTSASAYTHYKNQNIDFKRIRLFLPILLLTTLLVSQFVTSINPNFLKIAFSIFLIYLGGKMLLQRKKTAVDSQQTSKLKDVLYALSIGTIATLGSISGSGLIITYLNKTGLSLKKAIGTASFCGVFLTTFASLGFIFSGLSQTNLPPYSLGYIHLPTVLILALLSIPTAKIGVQLMLKLPERKVKTLFALFLISLSVYMLFNTLFN from the coding sequence ATGCTCAGCTATTTGATTGGTGTTCTTTTTTTAGGTTTTTTCGTAGGTTTAGTCTCTGGTATGTTTGGTTTAGGTGGTGGTGGTATTATCGTCCCTGCGCTCTTAATTTTTCTCCCAATGATTCACGTTCCTCAAACCCATGTAATATTTATGGCGATGGGAACTGCTTTTGCTACTATGATTATTAGTACCAGCGCTTCAGCCTATACGCATTATAAGAATCAAAATATCGATTTTAAACGGATTCGTTTATTCTTACCAATTTTATTATTGACTACATTACTCGTTAGTCAATTTGTAACATCAATTAATCCAAACTTTTTAAAAATAGCTTTTTCAATTTTTTTAATTTATCTAGGTGGTAAAATGCTTTTACAAAGAAAAAAAACAGCAGTTGACAGTCAACAAACAAGTAAATTAAAAGATGTCCTCTATGCTCTTTCTATCGGAACAATCGCAACTTTAGGTAGTATTTCTGGGTCGGGTTTAATCATCACTTATTTGAACAAAACTGGTCTTTCTTTGAAAAAAGCAATCGGCACAGCATCGTTTTGTGGCGTCTTTTTAACCACATTTGCTTCGTTAGGCTTTATTTTTAGTGGTCTTTCTCAAACAAATTTACCTCCCTACTCTTTGGGTTATATCCACTTACCGACAGTGCTTATTCTAGCACTGCTATCTATCCCCACAGCAAAAATTGGTGTTCAATTGATGCTTAAATTACCTGAAAGAAAAGTAAAAACTCTATTTGCACTCTTTTTAATCAGTTTGAGTGTTTATATGTTATTCAATACGCTATTTAATTAA
- a CDS encoding amidohydrolase — protein MVDLQELETFLIEYRRNMHRHPELSHQEYQTTENIRQLLLSHGVTIIDTPLETGLIAQIEGAEAGPTIALRADIDALPIVEQSGVPFVSENNGVMHACGHDFHTSVILGATILLNQQKEQLKGNVLVIFQAAEEVAQGAAKVLATGVLDEVEAVFGFHNDPSLPVGTLGTKVGELTAAVDRFEIIVKAEGAHGAKPHEGVDPLIVLAQVIQAFQPIISRNLAPDSHAVLSITQVHSGETWNVIPESAYLEGTVRNFSAENREKVEQRIRKILEGIALANEIEIELVWHASCPSVTNDEKWTAVSLEVAESVGYDTRIVKESAIGEDFAYYQEKIPGSFVMIGSGGPYELHHPKFKVDDTALFPAVKYFEALVLNVLK, from the coding sequence GTGGTAGACTTACAAGAACTAGAAACTTTTTTAATTGAATATCGACGCAATATGCATCGTCATCCTGAATTGTCGCATCAAGAATATCAAACGACAGAAAATATCCGTCAATTATTATTGTCTCATGGAGTGACAATTATTGATACACCGTTAGAAACAGGTTTAATTGCTCAAATAGAAGGAGCCGAAGCTGGACCAACAATTGCTTTACGAGCAGATATCGATGCATTGCCGATTGTTGAACAGTCCGGTGTGCCTTTTGTTTCTGAAAATAATGGCGTCATGCACGCTTGTGGGCATGATTTCCATACATCCGTTATTTTAGGAGCGACCATTTTATTAAATCAACAAAAAGAACAACTAAAAGGAAATGTGTTAGTCATTTTCCAAGCAGCAGAAGAAGTTGCCCAAGGAGCTGCTAAAGTGTTAGCAACGGGTGTACTTGATGAAGTGGAAGCAGTTTTTGGCTTTCATAATGACCCATCCTTACCTGTTGGAACATTAGGAACTAAGGTAGGCGAATTAACGGCAGCAGTTGATCGTTTCGAAATTATAGTTAAAGCAGAAGGAGCCCACGGTGCGAAACCTCATGAAGGGGTGGATCCCTTAATCGTTTTGGCACAAGTCATTCAAGCTTTTCAACCGATTATTAGTCGCAATTTAGCACCAGATTCACATGCTGTTTTGAGTATTACGCAAGTGCACAGTGGTGAAACTTGGAATGTAATTCCTGAAAGTGCCTATTTAGAAGGAACTGTTCGTAATTTTAGCGCAGAAAACCGTGAAAAAGTTGAACAACGGATTCGTAAAATTTTAGAAGGAATTGCTTTAGCTAATGAAATTGAGATTGAATTAGTTTGGCATGCTAGTTGTCCTTCTGTAACCAACGATGAAAAATGGACGGCTGTTTCTTTGGAAGTAGCAGAATCAGTAGGTTATGACACGCGTATTGTTAAAGAATCAGCAATTGGTGAAGATTTTGCCTATTATCAAGAAAAAATTCCTGGTTCTTTTGTAATGATTGGATCAGGTGGTCCTTATGAATTGCATCATCCGAAATTTAAAGTGGACGATACAGCATTATTCCCAGCAGTAAAATATTTTGAAGCACTTGTTTTGAATGTTTTAAAATAA
- a CDS encoding L,D-transpeptidase, giving the protein MKKLIGVFSILLVLIACNVFVLFNKHKVVPEQIIYAKEVEKVAVATTSIETTETTTSETTTQKQEQVEKIDWQRSSEDKPYPTLKNSDVLLVNTQKQRVFIQRDGQTIYTMYCSTGAEETPTPKGEFVIEPEKGETFFNADSGEGANYYVSFKDHGIYLFHSVPIDKSGEYIIEEAEELGHKANSHGCVRLSVPDAQWFYENSLVGMKVKIV; this is encoded by the coding sequence ATGAAAAAATTAATTGGCGTTTTTTCTATCTTATTAGTATTAATTGCATGTAATGTCTTTGTTTTATTTAATAAACACAAGGTAGTACCTGAGCAAATTATCTATGCAAAAGAAGTAGAAAAAGTTGCGGTGGCAACGACTTCCATCGAGACAACAGAAACAACCACCTCTGAGACAACGACTCAAAAACAAGAACAAGTCGAAAAAATTGATTGGCAACGCTCTTCTGAAGATAAACCCTATCCTACCTTAAAAAATAGCGATGTCTTATTAGTTAATACACAAAAACAACGGGTCTTTATTCAACGAGATGGCCAAACGATATATACAATGTATTGCTCAACTGGTGCTGAGGAAACACCTACTCCCAAAGGTGAATTTGTTATCGAACCAGAAAAAGGTGAAACGTTTTTTAACGCCGATTCTGGCGAAGGTGCAAATTATTATGTTTCTTTCAAAGATCACGGAATCTATTTATTCCATAGCGTTCCTATCGATAAATCTGGTGAATATATTATAGAAGAAGCTGAAGAATTAGGTCATAAAGCGAACTCACACGGTTGCGTACGTCTTTCTGTGCCTGATGCACAATGGTTCTATGAAAACTCACTTGTGGGAATGAAAGTAAAAATTGTATAA
- a CDS encoding Rrf2 family transcriptional regulator — MKYSKATDYALHTMVLLAEKHQEPPISVVELAEYQTISPTYLSKILTKLSKEGLVKAISGANGGYSIRNDWESISFLDIIQAIEGKQSIFECYVHDNPKCVVKNIMYQAEDLMEDYLKNQCLVSIVQQKKAVFG; from the coding sequence ATGAAATATTCAAAAGCTACCGACTATGCGCTCCACACCATGGTTTTATTAGCCGAAAAACATCAAGAACCACCGATTAGTGTCGTGGAATTAGCTGAATATCAAACTATCTCACCCACTTATCTATCAAAGATATTGACTAAACTGTCTAAGGAAGGCTTAGTTAAAGCTATTTCAGGTGCTAATGGTGGTTATTCTATTCGAAATGATTGGGAATCCATTTCTTTTCTAGATATTATTCAAGCGATTGAAGGAAAACAATCAATTTTCGAATGTTATGTACATGATAATCCAAAATGTGTTGTAAAAAATATCATGTATCAAGCAGAAGACTTGATGGAAGATTATTTAAAAAATCAATGTTTGGTGTCCATTGTTCAGCAAAAAAAAGCTGTTTTTGGATAA
- a CDS encoding amino acid ABC transporter ATP-binding protein has translation MIKVEALEKSFGSKKVLKNIALDIQKGEVVAIIGPSGSGKSTLLRCLNLLEQPDSGTITIGEVTLDTNNFTKKEEYQLRQQTAMVFQNYNLFRNKTALENVTESLIANKKMSKKEAETYGLSLLNRVGLSAQAKQYPVTLSGGQQQRVSIARALAVKPHALLFDEPTSALDPELVGEVLQVIRELATQETTMVIVTHEMQFAKEVANRVVFMEDGEILHEGTAEEVLSSTNNVRMNQFLNSIN, from the coding sequence ATGATTAAAGTAGAAGCCTTAGAAAAAAGCTTTGGTTCAAAAAAAGTTTTGAAAAATATTGCTTTAGACATTCAAAAAGGTGAAGTTGTTGCTATTATCGGCCCTTCTGGATCAGGAAAATCAACCCTTTTAAGATGTCTGAATTTATTAGAGCAACCAGATTCAGGTACGATTACGATTGGTGAGGTAACATTAGATACGAATAACTTTACTAAGAAAGAAGAGTACCAACTACGCCAACAAACGGCGATGGTTTTTCAAAATTATAATTTATTTCGGAATAAAACTGCATTAGAAAATGTCACAGAATCACTGATCGCCAACAAGAAAATGTCTAAGAAGGAAGCTGAAACGTATGGACTCTCCTTATTAAACCGAGTGGGCTTATCGGCGCAGGCCAAACAATACCCAGTCACCTTATCAGGTGGACAACAACAACGTGTAAGTATTGCACGCGCCTTAGCAGTTAAACCACATGCGTTATTATTTGATGAACCAACCTCCGCTTTAGATCCAGAGTTGGTTGGTGAAGTATTACAAGTTATTCGTGAATTGGCCACACAAGAAACGACTATGGTGATTGTTACACACGAGATGCAATTTGCAAAAGAAGTCGCTAATCGAGTAGTGTTTATGGAAGATGGCGAGATTTTACATGAAGGAACAGCCGAAGAAGTACTTTCTTCAACCAATAATGTACGAATGAATCAATTCTTAAATAGTATTAATTAA
- a CDS encoding NAD(P)/FAD-dependent oxidoreductase: MLYDCIIVGGGPAGLSAALVLGRAKLKVLVIDDNNARNKVTHEAHGFITNDRLAPSEIKKRALNDLSYYSTIHTVIDRVETIDEQNQIFNVTTKSQTFTASRLLLATGLKETLPEISGLTNVYGQSFFNCPFCDGWEMKDKSLGVIVEQEEMILHFAAMIFHWSNELTLFTNGLSVNEKIKAKLKAKKITLIEQKIITIEKKNNTCHLSLENGEEKQVAGGFVIPKFNLNISFLREIPLALNEFGRIATDETGKTSYPNIYAAGDSHVAFAEQLVHAASSGSRVASEIVKEIAFANFGSFE, translated from the coding sequence ATGTTATATGATTGTATTATTGTTGGCGGAGGCCCTGCTGGCTTAAGTGCTGCCTTAGTATTAGGCAGAGCAAAACTAAAGGTTTTAGTAATTGATGATAACAATGCCCGAAACAAGGTAACTCATGAAGCACATGGCTTTATCACTAATGATCGTTTGGCACCTTCTGAAATAAAAAAACGAGCCTTGAATGATTTATCGTATTATTCGACGATTCACACAGTGATAGATCGTGTTGAAACCATTGATGAGCAGAATCAAATTTTTAATGTTACAACTAAAAGCCAAACATTTACAGCTAGTCGACTCCTCTTAGCCACTGGTTTAAAGGAAACATTACCTGAAATTTCTGGTCTAACTAATGTATATGGTCAGTCATTTTTCAATTGCCCATTTTGTGATGGTTGGGAAATGAAAGATAAATCTTTAGGTGTAATCGTTGAACAAGAAGAAATGATTCTCCATTTTGCCGCAATGATTTTTCACTGGAGTAACGAATTAACGCTCTTTACAAATGGCTTATCTGTAAATGAAAAAATCAAAGCTAAATTAAAGGCTAAAAAAATTACCTTAATAGAACAAAAAATAATCACTATCGAGAAAAAAAACAACACGTGTCACCTGTCTTTAGAGAATGGGGAAGAAAAGCAAGTTGCTGGTGGTTTTGTCATACCTAAATTCAACTTAAATATTTCTTTTCTTCGGGAAATTCCATTAGCCTTAAACGAATTTGGCCGAATTGCTACCGATGAAACGGGTAAAACTTCCTATCCTAATATCTACGCAGCTGGTGATAGCCATGTTGCATTTGCTGAACAATTAGTTCACGCCGCAAGTTCAGGTAGCCGAGTTGCTTCTGAAATTGTTAAAGAAATTGCCTTTGCGAACTTCGGCTCCTTCGAGTAA
- a CDS encoding amino acid ABC transporter substrate-binding protein: MKKLNITLVALAGLGILSACGNQETNSSASSDSVASEKVLKVGSTGQSFPNGYKEGDKLVGFDVELAEKIAGNLGYKIEWVTTDFSGLMAQLESGRIDTVANAVAITEERSEQYNFAVPYSFYGVQLVTNTENEDINTPEDLKGKTVSGVLGSNNVKNLEKFDTNKEITIRTYETRDGAQQDAVNNRVDGYVNSRPILAAEIKKSDLPLKFVGDPIVYEDISFPFSKTEEGEKLADEFSKEIEALKESGELKKLSEKYFDEDITVKTNE, translated from the coding sequence ATGAAAAAATTAAACATTACATTAGTTGCATTAGCGGGGTTAGGGATTTTAAGTGCATGTGGGAATCAAGAAACGAACTCATCGGCTTCAAGTGATTCCGTAGCATCAGAAAAAGTGCTTAAAGTTGGTTCAACTGGACAAAGTTTTCCAAATGGCTATAAAGAAGGCGATAAATTAGTCGGCTTTGATGTGGAATTAGCGGAAAAAATTGCCGGAAATCTAGGTTACAAAATCGAATGGGTGACTACTGATTTTAGTGGTTTAATGGCCCAATTAGAATCAGGTCGTATTGATACGGTAGCCAATGCAGTAGCAATCACTGAAGAACGTTCAGAGCAATATAACTTTGCAGTTCCATATAGCTTCTATGGTGTGCAATTAGTGACTAACACAGAGAACGAAGACATTAATACACCTGAAGATTTAAAAGGCAAAACGGTTTCTGGTGTTTTAGGATCAAATAATGTTAAAAACTTAGAAAAATTTGATACGAATAAAGAAATCACGATTCGTACGTATGAAACTCGTGATGGCGCTCAACAAGATGCTGTGAATAATCGTGTAGATGGGTATGTAAATTCTCGTCCGATTTTAGCTGCAGAAATCAAAAAGAGTGATTTGCCTTTAAAATTTGTCGGTGATCCAATTGTGTATGAGGATATCAGCTTCCCATTTTCAAAAACTGAAGAAGGCGAAAAATTAGCGGACGAATTTTCAAAAGAGATTGAAGCCTTGAAAGAATCCGGTGAATTAAAAAAATTATCAGAAAAATACTTTGATGAAGATATTACTGTAAAAACCAACGAATAA
- a CDS encoding ABC transporter ATP-binding protein — translation METKRKTNIAFILKEAGSQKYKMYLSVFFSVVSGLCKIFPYILLQVIIVELLSASPDKEKIQLYIFICFGTVGINILFLALGLAFSHIAAFSILFKIRENAIDHMGKLGLGFFQERSSGQIKKALDEDIEKLELFIAHQIPDLAESIITPLVVIIYLMQINFWLALILFIPFLLSLLLQAWIFKGYEETMTNYNQVLKIMYGTIVEYIHGMRVFKAFNLSATNFKKYTRTVDEYLKYWIKICDDTIKSYTIGLTIIDTSGLLLTIPVGGLLYLSGKLDFSGFVMFLLLSTVFLTAFLKILSMGGNLARLLTGADNIREMMEVPALTNGDEYLEDAIGEVAFQKVTFAYDEKNVLENLSFTLKPNTVTALVGPSGSGKTTVGMLLGRFWDISQGSITIDGKELQALALDSLMEKTAFVFQDVFMLNDTILNNIRLGMGKTEEEVFVACQKAQIHDFILTLPNGYGTVIGEKSGIKLSGGEKQRIAIARALLKDAQIVILDEVTAYSDIENEKNIQLALRNLLLNRTGLIIAHRLYTIQNVDQILVLDEGQLVEQGTHRELLAKEGLYQRLWQKGGKGA, via the coding sequence ATGGAAACCAAGAGAAAAACAAATATTGCGTTTATTTTAAAAGAAGCGGGTTCACAAAAGTACAAAATGTATTTATCAGTTTTTTTTAGTGTCGTTTCTGGTTTATGTAAGATTTTCCCCTATATTTTGTTGCAAGTTATTATTGTAGAGTTGTTGTCTGCCAGTCCAGATAAAGAAAAAATTCAGCTGTATATATTTATTTGTTTTGGAACCGTGGGTATTAATATTTTATTTTTAGCATTAGGATTAGCCTTTTCACATATTGCCGCTTTTTCTATTTTATTTAAAATTAGGGAAAATGCGATTGACCATATGGGAAAACTAGGTTTAGGTTTTTTTCAAGAACGTTCATCAGGGCAAATAAAAAAAGCATTGGATGAAGATATTGAAAAGCTAGAATTATTTATTGCTCATCAAATTCCTGACTTGGCAGAATCGATTATTACACCGTTAGTCGTTATTATTTATTTGATGCAAATTAATTTTTGGTTGGCACTTATTTTATTCATTCCTTTTCTTCTTTCTTTGCTATTACAAGCTTGGATTTTTAAAGGATACGAAGAAACAATGACGAATTATAATCAAGTATTGAAAATTATGTATGGAACAATTGTAGAATATATTCATGGAATGCGCGTGTTTAAAGCTTTTAATTTAAGTGCTACTAACTTTAAGAAATATACACGAACGGTAGATGAATATTTAAAATATTGGATTAAAATTTGTGACGATACAATTAAAAGCTATACGATAGGTTTAACAATTATTGACACCTCGGGATTATTATTAACTATTCCAGTAGGTGGATTGCTATATTTATCAGGAAAATTAGATTTTTCTGGTTTTGTGATGTTTTTATTACTATCTACGGTATTTTTAACAGCTTTTTTGAAGATTTTATCGATGGGTGGGAATTTAGCACGATTGTTAACAGGAGCCGATAATATTAGAGAGATGATGGAAGTTCCTGCTTTAACCAATGGGGACGAATATTTAGAGGATGCCATAGGAGAAGTGGCGTTCCAAAAAGTAACTTTTGCATATGATGAAAAAAACGTTTTGGAAAATCTCTCATTTACTTTAAAACCAAATACAGTAACTGCTTTAGTCGGGCCTTCAGGATCAGGAAAAACAACAGTAGGAATGTTACTGGGGCGTTTTTGGGATATTTCGCAAGGAAGTATTACAATTGATGGCAAAGAGCTACAAGCACTTGCGTTGGACTCACTGATGGAAAAAACAGCTTTTGTTTTTCAAGATGTTTTTATGCTGAATGACACGATTCTAAATAACATTCGTTTGGGGATGGGTAAAACGGAAGAAGAAGTTTTTGTTGCGTGTCAAAAAGCTCAAATACATGATTTCATTTTAACTTTGCCAAATGGCTATGGCACGGTTATTGGAGAGAAATCAGGCATTAAATTATCTGGTGGTGAGAAACAACGAATTGCAATTGCTAGAGCATTATTAAAAGATGCTCAAATTGTGATATTAGATGAGGTGACAGCATACTCTGATATTGAAAATGAAAAAAATATCCAATTAGCATTAAGGAATCTTTTGTTAAATCGTACGGGATTAATTATTGCTCATCGTCTCTATACTATTCAAAACGTAGATCAAATTTTAGTTTTAGATGAGGGTCAGTTGGTGGAACAAGGAACACATCGAGAATTACTCGCTAAAGAAGGTCTTTACCAACGATTGTGGCAAAAAGGAGGAAAAGGCGCATGA
- a CDS encoding ABC transporter ATP-binding protein has product MIKEIKRLIGEADYRLFLKAVKLLVADALFHAVIYSMLFLVLLDLVNDSLTSVKISSYTVITFVMMIVRFFVLNKGYYAAQADGARIVAHLRIKMGDYIRKLNMGFFNKNNIGELTNTLTNDLNDFETLITHMVSDFIKYFILTIYLAVCLLFINPMIGWLQMLSVILTYFILKLGRKQLKKVTINSKKVRSGMLSNIIEYVNGISVFKSYNMMGSQFERLNKSLSEVKKESIKVELSAIPYILPVQVILMLSFPLSAYLATQQFFNNQLSMNELLIYLVASISFMNVAISWAVLSLESAYYQTAVQKLLNILDLPEISYETTTFEPSDYAIRFQDVAFGYLADKAVLEELNFEVKQGEMVALIGASGSGKSTVLNLLARFWDPTRGEILIGNQDIKTIYPDSLLSKISMVFQDVYLLQDTIFENIRIGNPKATVEEVIQAAQMANCHEFIRALPDGYETMLHEGGAGLSGGEKQRISIARAFLKDAPIILLDEATASLDIDNEAIVQQSIQQLVTNKTVMVIAHRLNTIRKASKIILLENGRIIEAGSHDDLLKQQGKYYQMFQTMHAASEWSL; this is encoded by the coding sequence ATGATAAAAGAAATCAAACGATTGATAGGAGAAGCCGATTACCGTTTATTTTTAAAAGCTGTGAAATTGTTAGTGGCCGATGCCTTGTTTCATGCAGTTATTTATAGCATGTTGTTTCTAGTTTTATTGGACTTGGTAAATGATTCGTTAACCTCTGTTAAGATTAGTTCCTATACAGTCATTACTTTTGTCATGATGATTGTGCGTTTTTTTGTTTTAAATAAAGGTTATTATGCAGCACAAGCTGATGGTGCGCGAATTGTGGCTCATTTACGAATTAAAATGGGAGATTATATTCGCAAGTTAAACATGGGATTTTTCAATAAAAATAATATTGGTGAGCTAACAAATACCCTCACAAATGATTTAAATGATTTCGAAACATTGATTACGCACATGGTGTCTGATTTTATCAAATATTTCATTCTAACGATTTATCTAGCAGTTTGTTTGCTTTTTATTAACCCAATGATTGGCTGGCTCCAAATGTTGTCAGTTATCCTCACTTATTTTATTTTGAAATTAGGCCGAAAACAGTTGAAAAAAGTAACGATTAACTCAAAAAAAGTGCGTTCAGGTATGTTATCTAATATTATCGAATACGTCAATGGAATTAGTGTATTTAAATCGTATAATATGATGGGTAGTCAATTTGAACGTTTAAATAAAAGCTTATCAGAAGTAAAAAAAGAATCAATCAAAGTTGAATTATCTGCAATTCCGTATATTTTACCTGTTCAAGTGATTCTCATGCTTTCTTTCCCACTATCTGCTTATCTAGCAACGCAACAATTTTTTAATAATCAACTATCAATGAATGAATTATTGATTTATTTAGTAGCTTCTATTTCATTTATGAATGTAGCGATTAGTTGGGCGGTGTTGTCTTTAGAATCTGCATATTATCAAACAGCTGTACAAAAGTTATTGAACATCCTTGATTTGCCAGAAATTTCCTATGAAACGACTACTTTTGAACCAAGTGATTATGCAATTCGTTTTCAAGATGTGGCTTTTGGTTATCTTGCGGATAAAGCGGTTCTTGAAGAATTAAATTTTGAAGTAAAACAAGGGGAGATGGTCGCTTTAATCGGCGCTTCTGGTTCGGGAAAATCGACTGTTTTAAATCTACTTGCTCGATTTTGGGATCCAACACGTGGAGAAATTTTGATAGGTAATCAAGATATCAAAACAATTTATCCAGATTCGTTATTAAGTAAAATTAGTATGGTATTTCAAGATGTGTATTTATTACAAGATACTATTTTTGAAAATATTCGCATTGGTAATCCTAAGGCAACGGTAGAAGAAGTAATCCAAGCAGCTCAAATGGCGAATTGTCATGAATTCATTCGTGCCTTACCGGATGGTTATGAGACCATGTTACATGAAGGAGGAGCGGGTCTTTCAGGTGGAGAAAAACAACGAATATCAATTGCTCGCGCCTTTTTAAAAGATGCACCGATTATTTTATTAGATGAAGCAACGGCGTCTTTAGACATAGATAACGAAGCGATTGTTCAGCAATCAATTCAACAATTGGTTACGAATAAAACCGTAATGGTCATTGCTCATCGCCTAAACACTATCCGTAAAGCGTCAAAAATCATTTTGTTGGAAAATGGCCGGATTATTGAAGCTGGTTCACATGACGATTTATTGAAGCAACAAGGAAAATATTATCAAATGTTCCAGACAATGCATGCGGCTTCTGAATGGAGTTTATAA
- a CDS encoding amino acid ABC transporter permease, producing MNFDIAYMFEIVPSILKFVPTTLFLSVVSMFFAIIIGLIVALIKRSQLPILPQLASLYISLFRGMPTLVQLFIIYYGLPQLFPSMTNLEASQAAIIGLSLKESSYLAEIFRAGLASVDKGQLEAGLSVGMKKVAIYRRIILPQATINALPATGNTFISLIKESSLAFTLGITELFAEGKMIAASTLRFFETYLVVGLIYWLLILIYAYIQKLIEAKLNVPYRR from the coding sequence ATGAATTTTGATATCGCGTATATGTTTGAGATAGTTCCGTCTATCTTGAAATTTGTACCAACGACGCTTTTTCTATCGGTTGTCTCAATGTTTTTTGCGATAATTATCGGATTAATCGTTGCTTTAATTAAGCGTAGTCAATTACCGATATTACCCCAACTAGCTTCTTTATATATTTCCTTATTCCGCGGAATGCCTACCTTGGTTCAATTGTTCATCATTTATTATGGTTTACCACAATTGTTCCCTTCAATGACTAATTTGGAAGCTAGTCAAGCGGCAATCATTGGTCTTAGTTTAAAAGAAAGTTCTTATTTAGCTGAAATTTTCCGAGCAGGCTTGGCTTCAGTGGATAAAGGACAATTGGAAGCTGGTTTATCTGTGGGCATGAAAAAAGTGGCAATTTATCGTCGAATTATTTTGCCACAAGCAACGATTAATGCTTTACCAGCAACAGGTAATACCTTTATTTCCTTGATTAAAGAAAGTTCGTTGGCATTTACGTTAGGAATTACTGAATTATTTGCTGAAGGAAAAATGATTGCTGCATCTACTTTACGCTTTTTCGAAACCTATTTAGTCGTTGGATTAATTTATTGGTTATTGATTTTAATTTACGCGTATATCCAAAAATTAATTGAAGCGAAATTAAATGTGCCCTATAGGAGGTAA